The sequence below is a genomic window from Caldisericum sp..
CTGAAAAAGACCCTTTAAAATTTTCTTTTATTATCTTTCCGCACTCTTTTGCAAGATCAATTGAAAATTCAAGTTCAATCATCGCTACCCCATCGTAAATTGGAAATTAAATCTTTTTCTCTTTTCATCAAGATTAATAAGAACACCCCTTAAAATCCCATCAGAATACTCAGAGCCAGGATTAAGGGAGACAGTTTTTCCTATTTTTGTGCTCCCTGCAGATTCATGCACATGACCGTGCAATCCAAGATCTGGTTGAAATTCCTCAATTATCTTTCTTACGCTTTTACTTCCGACATTTTCGGTTGCAACAGAGCCACCTTCAACAACAGGTTTTAGCGTGCTATCAAGTTTTGGTGCAATGTCAAGAGGAGTGTTATGAGGTGGGACATGTATATTAAAAATTGTGAATTTATTATAATCCATCTTACTTGCAAGTTCTTTTAATTCGGCATAGATTTCTTCTTCACTTTTTTCTCTTGGCGAGTTCCATGGAGTCGGGTTTGAATACCCGTAAGAAAGCATTTCTACTCCATCAACAATATCCACAACTTTCATATCGGGATTAACAACATAACTTGAGACCATAAGCGCTTCATCAACAACAGGATCATCGTCGTTACCGGGCGATATGTAGATCTTTATTCCAAGTGGTTTCAGTCGTTCTGTTGCTAAAAGCACCCAATCCTCAAGCGTATGCTTTATAACAGACCTAAAAACTTCCTTTCTTCTTTCGGGATTATTCTCCAAAACTTCCAATTCTTCTTCCGTTGTTACATATGGATAAAAACCATTGAATCTTATTTCCTCTTCAAGTTTTGGAAGTTCACTTTTTGAAACTACCTCATCCCTTCCTTGATAATTTGCCCTGTAATTATCATTAGTCAATTTTACAATTGGCACAAGCCCCTTACCTGTGATATCTCCGCCAAGTATAAGCACCTGTGCGTTATAGAATTTGCCTGCATTTACAAATTTCTTAAAACACCTTTCAGAACCATGTATATCTGTTGTGAAAAATATCTTAAGCACAATAACCTCCTAAATTTGAACCTCTTCTGGCTCGTCGTACCACTGCACTTTTCTTCCTATAATACTTCTCATTTTCCAGCTAAGGCTTTTTGGTGCATTTTCAAATGTCTCAAGCATATAATCAATTGTTTTGTTCACAGAATCGTGAAGTTCGCCTGTAAGATAATCCTTTGAAAGTTCCTTTAAAAACTTTAAATTATCCGTTGTTGTGGT
It includes:
- a CDS encoding metallophosphoesterase; translated protein: MLKIFFTTDIHGSERCFKKFVNAGKFYNAQVLILGGDITGKGLVPIVKLTNDNYRANYQGRDEVVSKSELPKLEEEIRFNGFYPYVTTEEELEVLENNPERRKEVFRSVIKHTLEDWVLLATERLKPLGIKIYISPGNDDDPVVDEALMVSSYVVNPDMKVVDIVDGVEMLSYGYSNPTPWNSPREKSEEEIYAELKELASKMDYNKFTIFNIHVPPHNTPLDIAPKLDSTLKPVVEGGSVATENVGSKSVRKIIEEFQPDLGLHGHVHESAGSTKIGKTVSLNPGSEYSDGILRGVLINLDEKRKRFNFQFTMG